The Lysinibacillus pakistanensis genome includes a window with the following:
- a CDS encoding Ppx/GppA family phosphatase codes for MNELKTAIIDIGSNTIRLVLYLYDKEEGLRELGNIKTVARLRTYLQPSGEMSEEGIQVLTETLLTFKAMLDDFEVTDVKAAATAAIRQATNRAEIIDRMKAITGIQIDLLSEEEEAYFGFVAVAHSMGTKSAVTIDIGGGSTEITLFENKELQKSYSFPFGTVSLKQRFVKGDIINSSEKKELIAFIKEQFKALPWIQNVGLPIIAIGGSARNIAQIHQQKCDYPIASVHGYEMSKENLDDLSEFLGELSFHDLKQLDGLSADRADIIVPALEVFRVLMEVAGSEVFQLTKKGLREGLTIQRILQTDPSAYDKYNVFEGNARRLARQYGRTEDEVDYLMHLADQLYRECCHLKYLQYNPKDLQLLTKAAKVFNIGEYIELSSASQHTFYLLANQTIDGLNHKERVKLALLASYKNRDYYQRFAAPFEDWLGREEYRKIRDFGALLKFIYALNVSKRRIVHAIEMHNEEDYVQLGIYVKNHAAAEKYQANRHKKHLERALKIPIKINFIEEGLINDDN; via the coding sequence TTGAATGAATTAAAAACGGCAATTATCGATATTGGTTCTAACACCATTCGATTAGTACTGTATCTATACGATAAAGAAGAGGGACTTCGTGAACTTGGGAATATTAAAACAGTTGCACGTTTACGTACCTATTTACAACCCTCTGGAGAAATGTCTGAAGAAGGCATACAAGTATTGACCGAAACGTTATTAACGTTTAAAGCAATGCTTGACGATTTTGAAGTAACTGATGTTAAAGCTGCTGCAACAGCTGCTATACGCCAAGCTACGAACAGAGCTGAAATTATTGACCGAATGAAGGCAATAACAGGTATACAAATAGACCTTTTATCTGAGGAAGAAGAGGCTTATTTTGGCTTTGTTGCTGTAGCCCATTCAATGGGTACTAAATCTGCTGTAACTATTGACATTGGCGGTGGAAGTACTGAAATTACACTATTCGAAAACAAAGAACTTCAGAAATCTTACAGTTTCCCATTCGGTACAGTGTCTTTAAAGCAGCGCTTTGTTAAAGGTGACATCATTAATAGCAGTGAAAAAAAGGAGCTCATTGCATTTATCAAAGAGCAATTTAAAGCACTTCCATGGATTCAAAACGTTGGATTACCGATTATCGCTATTGGTGGAAGTGCACGAAATATTGCTCAAATTCATCAACAAAAATGCGACTATCCAATTGCAAGTGTCCATGGCTATGAAATGTCAAAGGAAAATTTAGATGACCTTAGTGAATTTTTAGGAGAATTGAGCTTCCATGATTTGAAGCAATTAGATGGGCTTTCAGCGGATCGAGCAGATATTATAGTTCCAGCTTTGGAAGTTTTTCGCGTTCTAATGGAGGTAGCTGGAAGTGAAGTGTTCCAACTAACGAAAAAGGGCTTACGTGAGGGGCTTACTATTCAACGAATTTTACAGACGGACCCAAGTGCTTATGATAAATACAATGTATTTGAGGGAAACGCTAGAAGATTAGCTCGTCAGTATGGTCGAACAGAAGACGAGGTCGACTATTTAATGCATTTAGCTGATCAATTATATCGTGAGTGCTGCCATTTAAAATATTTGCAATATAATCCAAAAGATTTGCAATTATTGACGAAAGCGGCGAAAGTATTCAATATTGGCGAATATATTGAGTTAAGCTCTGCAAGTCAGCATACTTTTTATTTACTAGCAAACCAAACTATAGACGGATTAAATCACAAGGAACGCGTAAAATTAGCACTTCTTGCTTCTTATAAAAATCGAGATTATTATCAGCGATTTGCAGCTCCATTTGAGGACTGGCTGGGACGTGAGGAATACCGGAAAATACGAGACTTTGGTGCACTTTTAAAATTTATTTATGCTTTGAATGTCTCTAAAAGAAGAATTGTACATGCTATTGAAATGCACAATGAAGAGGATTATGTACAGCTTGGTATATACGTAAAAAATCATGCTGCTGCCGAAAAATATCAAGCAAATCGACATAAAAAACATCTTGAACGTGCATTAAAGATACCAATAAAAATAAACTTTATTGAAGAAGGGTTGATTAATGATGACAACTGA
- a CDS encoding RNA degradosome polyphosphate kinase — protein MTTELTNNQLEEEVSETQSRLLEEIAKPQYYNNRELSWLAFNERVLEEAEDVNNPLLERLKFLAIFSSNLDEFFMVRVAGLQDQVRAGFHKAENKSGLTPKEQLAKIAERTQALVRRQTEVYRHLIYDLLPQHNVHIADIKDLNSTQKAFINEMFAETIFPVLTPVAVDAYRPFPTLLGKTLNLLVLLEQDETDLESREKVAIVQVPSVLDRYIKVPSAEGESVVVLLEDVIVAHIEKLFYGYSVKSAQAFRLTRNADLTIHEEGARDLLVEIEKELKKRKWGVGSRLEVREGEMNEEVLNYLLDEFEIEESDVFHIDGPLDLTFMFSFVKGIAVGREHLEYESFIPQPPLDLQSDENIFEKALQQDIFFHHPYESFAPIVDFISEAAMNPNVLAIKQTLYRVSGNSPIIQALKLAAENGKQVTVLVELKARFDEENNVHWAKQLEQAGCLVIYGMNNLKTHSKITLVVSRRNGKIERFVHLGTGNYNDATAKIYTDMGIITTDKEFGIDATNFFNYLSGYTEKPTFNHLVVAPFDIRDEFIRLMDEEIACHKKYGNGFIRAKMNSLTDKDLMMKLYEASIAGVKVELIIRGICCIRPGIPGISDNITVTSIVGRFLEHSRIYWFHHNGENKVYLSSADMMTRNMIKRVEILFPVYASEAKARIINIMNTQLEDTAKARIQDSNGKYHYKEFDRSEDPINSQEMFLKDALKPTLDEE, from the coding sequence ATGACAACTGAATTGACGAATAATCAGCTAGAGGAGGAAGTTTCAGAAACACAAAGTCGATTATTAGAGGAAATTGCCAAGCCTCAATATTATAATAATCGTGAATTAAGCTGGCTTGCCTTCAATGAACGAGTTTTAGAGGAGGCAGAGGATGTTAATAACCCTCTGCTAGAACGTCTAAAATTTTTAGCCATTTTTAGCTCAAATTTAGACGAGTTTTTTATGGTTCGTGTAGCAGGTTTGCAGGATCAGGTACGTGCAGGATTCCATAAGGCTGAAAATAAGTCTGGTTTAACACCGAAAGAGCAACTTGCTAAAATTGCAGAGCGTACTCAAGCATTAGTGCGTCGCCAAACGGAGGTATACAGACATTTAATCTATGATTTATTACCCCAACACAATGTACATATTGCAGACATCAAAGATTTAAATAGTACACAAAAAGCATTCATCAATGAAATGTTTGCAGAAACAATCTTCCCTGTGCTGACACCTGTTGCAGTAGATGCCTATCGTCCTTTCCCAACATTGCTTGGTAAAACATTAAATTTACTTGTATTATTGGAGCAAGATGAGACAGATCTAGAAAGTCGCGAAAAAGTCGCGATTGTACAGGTACCATCTGTATTAGATCGTTATATTAAAGTTCCTTCAGCAGAAGGAGAATCAGTAGTTGTTCTTTTAGAAGACGTGATAGTAGCCCATATAGAGAAGCTCTTTTATGGCTATAGTGTTAAATCAGCACAGGCTTTCCGTTTAACACGTAATGCTGATTTAACCATTCATGAAGAAGGGGCAAGGGATTTACTGGTTGAAATTGAGAAAGAGCTGAAAAAGCGTAAATGGGGCGTTGGAAGTCGCCTAGAAGTACGTGAGGGTGAAATGAATGAAGAAGTTCTCAATTATCTGCTAGATGAATTTGAAATAGAGGAATCAGATGTCTTTCATATTGACGGACCATTAGATTTAACATTTATGTTTTCCTTTGTAAAGGGCATAGCAGTTGGTAGAGAGCATCTGGAATATGAGAGTTTTATCCCGCAGCCTCCTTTAGATCTACAATCTGATGAAAATATTTTTGAAAAGGCATTGCAGCAGGATATCTTTTTCCACCATCCATATGAATCCTTTGCACCTATTGTTGATTTTATCTCAGAGGCGGCAATGAATCCGAATGTATTGGCTATTAAACAAACATTGTATCGAGTAAGTGGAAATTCTCCAATTATACAGGCATTAAAGCTCGCAGCTGAAAACGGCAAGCAGGTAACGGTTTTAGTTGAATTAAAGGCTCGTTTTGATGAGGAAAATAATGTGCATTGGGCAAAGCAACTGGAGCAAGCTGGCTGTCTCGTTATTTATGGTATGAATAATTTAAAAACACATTCTAAAATAACGCTTGTTGTGAGTCGCCGTAACGGAAAAATTGAACGCTTTGTCCATTTAGGTACAGGAAATTATAACGATGCTACTGCAAAAATTTATACAGATATGGGCATAATAACGACAGATAAGGAATTTGGTATTGATGCTACTAACTTCTTTAATTATTTAAGCGGCTATACAGAGAAGCCTACTTTTAATCATTTAGTTGTGGCACCGTTTGATATTCGAGATGAATTTATACGATTAATGGATGAGGAAATAGCCTGTCATAAGAAGTATGGAAATGGTTTTATTCGTGCAAAAATGAATTCACTCACAGATAAAGATTTAATGATGAAGCTATATGAGGCGTCCATTGCAGGTGTCAAAGTGGAGCTAATTATTCGTGGCATTTGTTGTATTAGACCTGGAATTCCTGGCATTAGTGACAATATCACTGTAACGAGTATTGTTGGCCGTTTCCTTGAACATTCCCGTATTTATTGGTTCCATCATAATGGGGAAAACAAAGTCTATTTATCTTCAGCGGATATGATGACACGCAATATGATTAAACGTGTAGAAATTTTATTCCCTGTATATGCAAGTGAAGCAAAAGCTCGTATTATTAACATCATGAATACACAACTTGAGGATACTGCCAAAGCACGTATTCAAGATTCTAATGGCAAATATCATTACAAAGAGTTTGATCGAAGTGAAGATCCTATTAATAGTCAAGAAATGTTCTTAAAGGATGCACTAAAGCCTACGCTAGACGAAGAATAA
- a CDS encoding putative bifunctional diguanylate cyclase/phosphodiesterase, with translation MEKYKESVAPFADYHQVIQLNPFDAVVCLRKVDTKAFEIVNFNDKLPSLIELQDVDATKAENFFPEECWLQVIKILQQELNTDHKLEICTGNKVKTLIANVQHLEKSVVAVILRETHNDVAPYLQFVEQYVSPVLTTDVQGRIIHQNFAATTLLSSGHHNLIGRNIFSLLDSKYSDEFKLLFGKTIEGSAFGMPKCLFKDQLLSHEPFYLKTHPTYFNGEIIGVHLFVKDANSFMNDQESFYYLALMDELTGIWNRKAFKEHWLHHLNDKKHESKQAALILVDIDRFKKFNESLGESKGDELMRMFSHRLRELCYSKCSLYRYNSDEFIFVLKDATINKIEKTANAILDALKQPFMIDGQEYFISVSIGISLSPADGKDLETLVRKADKALFSVKEHGRSHYRYYREDMITVFPNEALMEAHLRRAIEFNELSIHLQPQMDLTNNSINSFEALLRWNNRKFGFVSPAQFIPIAEASGLIIEIGDWIIDEVCRYQKEWQMKGYRPVRIAVNISPKQFRKENFARKIEAALKKYSVPPKLLEVEITESSMTNVHETFSILTELKQLGVYVSVDDFGTGYSSLSYLKRYPIDIIKIDQSFIADIAKDDKNEAIIKAIISMSHNLGLEVIAEGIEEPSQVDFLKRHRCQKGQGYLYNKPLPVETIVEQYFVS, from the coding sequence ATGGAAAAATATAAAGAGAGTGTAGCGCCATTTGCAGACTATCACCAAGTCATACAGCTTAATCCATTTGATGCAGTTGTATGTTTAAGAAAAGTTGATACAAAAGCATTTGAAATCGTTAATTTTAACGATAAACTACCATCATTAATTGAGCTACAGGATGTGGATGCCACCAAAGCCGAGAATTTTTTTCCAGAGGAATGTTGGCTACAAGTAATAAAAATATTACAGCAAGAACTAAATACGGATCATAAGCTAGAGATTTGTACAGGGAACAAAGTAAAAACATTAATAGCCAATGTACAGCATCTAGAAAAATCAGTTGTTGCAGTTATTTTACGAGAGACACATAATGATGTGGCACCTTATTTACAATTTGTGGAACAATATGTAAGTCCTGTGTTAACAACTGATGTTCAAGGTCGTATTATACATCAAAACTTTGCCGCCACTACTTTATTATCAAGTGGACATCACAACCTGATAGGACGAAATATTTTTTCATTATTAGATAGTAAGTATAGCGATGAATTCAAATTATTATTTGGAAAAACTATTGAGGGTTCTGCTTTTGGTATGCCTAAATGTTTGTTTAAAGACCAATTGCTTAGTCATGAACCTTTTTACTTAAAGACTCATCCAACCTACTTTAATGGTGAAATTATTGGTGTCCATTTATTTGTAAAAGATGCCAATAGCTTTATGAATGATCAAGAATCCTTTTATTATTTAGCCTTAATGGATGAACTGACAGGTATTTGGAACCGTAAAGCATTTAAAGAGCATTGGCTTCATCATTTAAATGATAAAAAACATGAAAGTAAACAAGCAGCACTTATTTTAGTGGATATTGATCGCTTTAAAAAATTTAATGAATCCCTTGGTGAAAGTAAGGGAGATGAGCTGATGCGCATGTTTAGTCATAGACTTCGTGAACTGTGCTACTCAAAGTGCTCTCTTTATCGTTATAACAGTGATGAATTCATATTTGTTCTAAAAGATGCAACCATCAATAAAATAGAAAAAACAGCAAATGCTATATTAGATGCTCTCAAACAGCCGTTTATGATTGATGGGCAGGAATATTTTATTAGTGTATCGATTGGTATTTCTCTTAGCCCTGCGGATGGCAAGGACTTAGAGACGCTAGTGCGTAAAGCGGATAAAGCGTTATTTTCTGTAAAGGAACATGGACGTTCACACTATCGCTACTATCGAGAAGATATGATCACTGTTTTTCCTAATGAGGCATTAATGGAGGCACACTTAAGACGTGCTATTGAATTTAATGAGCTAAGTATTCATTTACAGCCGCAAATGGATTTAACGAATAATAGTATCAATAGTTTTGAGGCATTGTTACGATGGAATAATCGTAAATTTGGCTTTGTATCACCTGCGCAATTTATACCTATTGCAGAGGCATCAGGCTTAATCATTGAAATTGGCGATTGGATAATTGATGAGGTATGTCGCTATCAAAAAGAGTGGCAAATGAAAGGCTATCGTCCTGTACGAATTGCCGTGAATATTTCACCAAAGCAATTTAGAAAAGAAAATTTTGCACGAAAAATTGAGGCAGCCCTGAAAAAATATAGTGTCCCACCTAAATTACTCGAAGTAGAAATTACGGAAAGCTCCATGACCAATGTTCATGAAACATTTTCTATATTAACCGAATTAAAGCAATTAGGTGTCTATGTATCGGTGGATGATTTTGGTACTGGCTATTCCTCTTTGAGTTATTTAAAGCGCTATCCGATTGATATTATAAAGATTGATCAATCATTTATTGCTGACATTGCCAAGGATGATAAGAACGAGGCCATTATCAAGGCTATTATTTCAATGTCTCATAATTTGGGCTTAGAGGTCATCGCAGAAGGAATCGAGGAACCATCTCAAGTCGATTTCCTCAAGCGCCATCGATGTCAAAAGGGGCAAGGCTATTTATATAACAAGCCTTTACCTGTAGAAACCATAGTTGAACAATATTTTGTAAGCTAA
- a CDS encoding TetR/AcrR family transcriptional regulator — protein MQEAMESLTNRQKKALETREKLLKTSLELFNKHGFEHVSIDQITKACHVSKGTFYTHFPSKYDVILEKFKELDSFYSTVEKTINHSLPASEKILILYEEQMNYLTNVVGKDLLRTVYTAAMTNHVEQEHYLISPQRKIFQIINSYIAEGVQQGEFRPDLQVTQMQAIIQRCMRANVYDWLIHNENFDLATQMAQFTAIVLDGMKLKND, from the coding sequence ATGCAAGAAGCTATGGAATCACTAACTAATAGACAAAAAAAGGCACTGGAAACAAGAGAGAAATTATTAAAAACTTCTTTAGAACTCTTTAATAAACATGGATTTGAGCACGTCTCCATTGATCAAATAACAAAGGCATGTCATGTATCAAAAGGAACATTTTACACGCATTTCCCATCTAAATATGATGTGATTTTAGAAAAATTTAAAGAACTGGATAGTTTTTATAGTACTGTAGAGAAGACCATTAACCATTCCTTACCAGCAAGCGAAAAAATATTAATACTGTATGAAGAGCAAATGAACTATTTAACAAATGTGGTAGGAAAAGATTTACTACGAACAGTATATACTGCTGCGATGACAAATCATGTAGAACAAGAACATTATTTAATCAGTCCACAGCGAAAAATTTTTCAAATTATCAATTCATACATTGCAGAAGGAGTTCAGCAAGGGGAGTTCCGACCTGATTTACAAGTAACACAAATGCAGGCAATCATTCAACGCTGCATGCGAGCAAATGTCTACGATTGGTTAATCCATAATGAAAACTTTGATTTAGCTACTCAAATGGCACAATTCACAGCAATCGTCTTGGATGGAATGAAATTAAAAAACGATTAG
- a CDS encoding CoA-acylating methylmalonate-semialdehyde dehydrogenase, whose product MTNVQEVKTLKHFIGGELIDGKSGRFGSVFNPTTGKVIAKVPLANAEETREAIEKAQVAFPQWRDTSVSKRAEIVLRFRNLITENIEELLQIICTESGKTLEDAKGEITRGLESVDLAIGAPQLMKGEYSVNVGGQINAYSAKYPLGVVAAISPFNFPIMVPLAQTSMAIAVGNAVVLKASERVPMTALYVSELWKKAGLPDGIWTVVNGDKDVVNELLENPAVQAISFVGSTPVAKYIYETGAKYGKRVTALGGGKNNMVVMPDADLEQVANAFIGAAYGAASQRCMAISTIMPVGKDTADRLVEILREKIANLKVGSYTNPETDFGPVISQQSKEAIIAAINRGEAEGATVVCDGRDLDIVKESEGFFVGPTLLDNVKPGMEIYEQEIFGPARNVVRVDSLEEAIQLINRHELGNGVTIFTNDGLAARKFTTEIDVGMVGVNVPIPIPVGYHNFAGFKGSRFGEGHMFGPDQARFFTKTKTISERWMTGHTTSTFAFPSNND is encoded by the coding sequence ATGACAAATGTACAAGAGGTTAAAACATTAAAGCATTTTATTGGTGGGGAGCTAATTGATGGGAAAAGTGGTCGTTTTGGTTCAGTATTCAATCCAACTACTGGAAAGGTCATTGCTAAGGTGCCACTAGCGAATGCTGAGGAAACGCGTGAGGCTATTGAAAAGGCACAGGTAGCATTTCCGCAATGGCGAGATACGTCGGTGTCTAAGCGTGCTGAAATTGTCCTAAGATTCCGTAATCTTATTACAGAAAATATTGAGGAGCTGTTGCAAATTATTTGTACAGAAAGCGGAAAAACTTTGGAAGATGCCAAAGGGGAAATTACACGAGGTTTAGAGTCCGTTGACTTAGCAATCGGTGCACCACAGCTAATGAAGGGGGAGTATTCCGTAAATGTGGGCGGCCAAATTAATGCTTATTCGGCAAAGTACCCTTTAGGTGTAGTGGCGGCAATTTCACCTTTTAACTTTCCAATTATGGTGCCTTTAGCACAAACAAGTATGGCTATTGCTGTTGGGAATGCTGTTGTGTTAAAGGCATCCGAACGTGTTCCGATGACTGCCTTATATGTCAGTGAGCTGTGGAAAAAGGCTGGATTACCTGATGGGATATGGACTGTGGTAAATGGTGATAAAGATGTAGTGAATGAACTATTAGAAAATCCGGCTGTACAGGCAATTTCTTTTGTTGGATCAACACCAGTTGCTAAATACATCTATGAAACAGGTGCCAAATACGGAAAAAGAGTGACAGCACTAGGAGGTGGTAAAAATAATATGGTTGTTATGCCAGATGCTGATCTTGAGCAGGTTGCGAATGCCTTTATTGGCGCTGCATATGGAGCAGCCTCTCAACGCTGTATGGCTATCTCAACAATAATGCCTGTTGGAAAGGATACGGCAGATCGACTTGTCGAAATTCTAAGGGAGAAAATTGCTAACTTAAAGGTTGGATCCTATACAAATCCAGAAACAGATTTCGGTCCAGTTATTTCACAGCAATCAAAGGAGGCAATAATTGCTGCGATTAATCGAGGAGAAGCGGAAGGTGCCACAGTAGTTTGTGATGGGCGAGACCTTGATATTGTAAAAGAATCAGAAGGGTTTTTTGTTGGGCCAACATTGCTTGATAATGTAAAACCAGGGATGGAAATTTATGAGCAGGAAATATTTGGACCAGCTCGTAATGTTGTACGTGTTGATTCTTTAGAGGAGGCTATCCAACTTATTAATCGACATGAGCTTGGGAATGGTGTAACAATTTTTACGAATGATGGGCTTGCAGCACGAAAGTTTACAACAGAAATAGACGTTGGAATGGTCGGTGTAAATGTACCAATTCCAATCCCTGTTGGATATCATAATTTTGCTGGATTTAAAGGCTCTCGCTTTGGTGAAGGGCATATGTTTGGACCAGATCAGGCACGTTTCTTTACAAAAACAAAAACAATTTCAGAGCGTTGGATGACTGGCCATACTACTTCTACATTTGCGTTCCCAAGCAATAATGATTAG